From a single Dendropsophus ebraccatus isolate aDenEbr1 chromosome 8, aDenEbr1.pat, whole genome shotgun sequence genomic region:
- the GLRX3 gene encoding glutaredoxin-3, translating to MAAVLEAGSVGHFEELLQKSDKSLLVVHFWAPWAPQCAQMNDVMAELAKVQPGVTFVKLEAEAIPEVSEKYEITSVPTFLFFKNSQKIDRLDGAHAPELTKRVQRHASNASFPATSNSAPKEDLNVRLKKLINAAPCMLFMKGSPQEPRCGFSRQILGILNKHKVQFSNFDILSDEEVRQGLKTFSNWPTYPQLYINGELIGGLDIVKEMEASGELETMCPKAQSLEDRLKALINRAPVILFMKGNKQMAKCGFSRQILEILNNASVDYDTFDILEDEEVRQGLKTYSNWPTYPQLYVKGELVGGLDIVKELKESGELVSVLKGGH from the exons atCTTTGCTTGTTGTACATTTCTGGGCGCCATGGGCTCCACAGTGTGCGCAGATGAACGACGTTATGGCCGAACTGGCCAAGGTCCAGCCTGGAGTCACATTCGTAAAG CTCGAAGCCGAAGCCATTCCTGAAGTGTCGGAAAAGTACGAGATCACCTCTGTGCCAACCTTCTTGTTTTTTAAG AACTCTCAGAAGATTGACAGGTTAGACGGGGCCCATGCTCCCGAGTTGACCAAACGGGTGCAGCGCCATGCATCAAACGCCTCCTTCCCAGCTACCTCTAACAGTGCGCCTAAGGAAGACCTCAATGTGAGGCTGAAGAAGCTGATCAATGCCGCCCCCTGTATGCTGTTCATGAAAGGTTCTCCTCAGGAGCCCCGATGTG GATTTAGCCGACAAATTCTGGGTATCCTTAACAAGCATAAAGTCCAATTTAGCAACTTTGATATTCTGTCCGATGAGGAGGTGCGGCAGGGACTGAAGACCTTCTCCAACTGGCCCACGTATCCCCAGCTGTACATCAATGGAGAACTAATTGGAGGACTGGACATTGTCAAG GAGATGGAGGCATCAGGGGAGCTGGAAACAATGTGCCCCAAGGCCCAGAGCCTGGAAGACAG aCTTAAGGCCCTTATTAACAGAGCCCCAGTCATCCTATTCATGAAAGGGAACAAACAG ATGGCCAAGTGCGGATTTAGCCGACAGATTCTGGAGATCCTGAACAATGCGAG tgtggaTTATGACACCTTTGACATCTTGGAGGATGAGGAG GTTCGGCAAGGATTAAAAACATACTCAAACTGGCCCACTTACCCGCAGCTGTATGTGAAAGGAGAGCTTGTTGGGGGCTTGGACATTGTCAAG GAGTTGAAAGAAAGTGGTGAATTGGTGTCCGTGCTGAAGGGTGGCCATTAA